Proteins encoded by one window of Halorussus vallis:
- a CDS encoding heavy-metal-associated domain-containing protein: MERKTIAVTGMSCNGCEQNVENALKTIEGVTRVEADLAQM; the protein is encoded by the coding sequence ATGGAGCGAAAAACGATTGCGGTCACCGGGATGTCCTGCAACGGCTGTGAGCAGAACGTCGAGAACGCGCTCAAAACGATCGAGGGTGTCACTCGCGTCGAGGCCGACC